A part of Brassica rapa cultivar Chiifu-401-42 chromosome A05, CAAS_Brap_v3.01, whole genome shotgun sequence genomic DNA contains:
- the LOC103866397 gene encoding uncharacterized protein LOC103866397 gives MASIVMFLRALMSCRLTPNEEPTAAASLSAVKLYRSVAGDHHEFIIETTWGVNDMDEGFHWNIVKNHLLM, from the coding sequence ATGGCGTCGATAGTGATGTTCCTTAGAGCACTGATGAGTTGCCGTCTTACGCCCAACGAGGAGCCGACCGCGGCGGCTTCTTTGTCAGCGGTGAAACTTTACAGAAGTGTTGCCGGCGATCATCACGAGTTTATTATCGAAACTACGTGGGGGGTGAACGATATGGATGAAGGGTTTCACTGGAACATCGTCAAGAACCACTTGTTGATGTAA
- the LOC103866398 gene encoding transcription factor MYB78 has protein sequence MEDYEQNSNSPAHEEDSDVRKGPWTEDEDAILVNFVSIHGDARWNHIARSSGLKRTGKSCRLRWLNYLRPDVRRGNITLEEQFMILKLHSLWGNRWSKIAQYLPGRTDNEIKNYWRTRVQKQAKHLRCDVNSNLFKETMKNVWMPRLVERINAQTPSPTYEQVESMVTDPSQPIEEPNLVEPDFVQFNQNYHCQQQQFVPASDVSATSSNSPAETLSDVQGGVVNGTVYDPAGQTGLGGFNDWGCVGGDNMWTNEDSFWLFQDQLCNETTSYLYN, from the exons ATGGAAGATTACGAGCAAAACTCAAACTCTCCAGCTCATGAAGAAGATTCTGATGTACGGAAAGGTCCATGGACTGAAGACGAAGATGCTATTCTCGTCAACTTCGTTTCCATCCACGGTGATGCTCGCTGGAACCACATAGCTCGTTCCTCAG GACTTAAGAGAACTGGTAAGAGTTGTAGATTAAGATGGCTTAACTACTTGCGTCCAGATGTTAGACGAGGCAACATCACTCTCGAAGAACAATTTATGATCCTCAAACTCCATTCTCTATGGGGCAATAG GTGGTCAAAGATTGCACAATACTTACCGGGAAGAACAGATAATGAAATAAAGAATTATTGGAGGACCCGGGTGCAGAAACAAGCTAAACACCTTAGATGCGATGTTAATAGCAATCTTTTCAAGGAGACAATGAAAAATGTTTGGATGCCTAGACTAGTGGAAAGAATCAACGCCCAAACACCATCCCCCACGTATGAGCAAGTGGAGTCTATGGTCACCGATCCAAGTCAACCTATCGAGGAACCGAATCTGGTCGAACCGGATTTTGTTCAATTTAACCAGAATTATCATTGTCAACAGCAACAGTTCGTGCCAGCGTCAGACGTGTCCGCAACGTCTTCGAATTCGCCAGCTGAGACGTTATCAGACGTTCAAGGAGGGGTAGTGAACGGGACGGTTTATGATCCAGCGGGTCAAACGGGTCTCGGTGGGTTCAACGATTGGGGCTGTGTTGGTGGGGACAACATGTGGACCAATGAGGACAGTTTTTGGTTATTCCAGGACCAGTTGTGTAATGAAACGACATCGTATTTGTATAATTAA
- the LOC103866399 gene encoding galactinol synthase 1 → MAPELTQTTTAKSAVTITKPSPRVHGGRAYVTFLAGNGDYVKGVVGLAKGLRKVKSAYPLVVAVLPDVPEEHRRILVEQGCIVREIEPVYPPENQTQFAMAYYVINYSKLRIWKFVEYSKMIYLDGDIQVYENIDHLFDLPDRYFYAVMDCFCEKTWSHTPQYKIGYCQQCPERVQWPKAELGEPPALYFNAGMFVFEPGLDTYEDLLRTLKVTPPTPFAEQDFLNMYFKKIYKPIPLVYNLVLAMLWRHPENVELDKVKVVHYCAAGSKPWRYTGKEANMEREDIKMLVNKWWDIYKDGSLDYKKSEAESDLVNLKPFINALTEAGRVKYVTAPSAA, encoded by the exons ATGGCTCCGGAGCTCACACAAACCACCACAGCTAAATCCGCCGTGACGATAACAAAACCGTCACCACGAGTCCACGGTGGTCGAGCCTACGTGACGTTCCTCGCCGGTAACGGTGACTACGTGAAAGGTGTCGTTGGTTTAGCCAAAGGACTAAGAAAAGTCAAATCAGCGTATCCACTCGTTGTGGCGGTACTACCAGACGTCCCGGAGGAGCACCGTCGTATACTCGTGGAACAAGGTTGCATCGTCCGCGAGATCGAACCGGTTTACCCACCCGAGAACCAAACTCAGTTTGCCATGGCTTATTACGTCATCAACTATTCCAAACTCCGTATCTGGAAG TTTGTGGAGTACAGTAAAATGATATACTTAGATGGAGACATTCAAGTTTACGAGAACATCGATCACTTGTTCGATCTCCCTGACCGGTACTTTTACGCGGTGATGGACTGTTTCTGCGAGAAGACATGGAGCCACACGCCGCAATACAAGATCGGGTACTGCCAACAGTGCCCTGAGAGAGTTCAGTGGCCAAAGGCGGAGCTTGGAGAGCCACCGGCTCTCTACTTCAACGCTGGAATGTTCGTGTTCGAACCTGGCCTTGATACTTATGAGGATCTGCTCAGGACCCTTAAGGTTACTCCCCCTACTCCTTTCGCTGAACAG GACTTTCTGAACATGTATTTCAAGAAAATCTACAAGCCGATTCCTTTGGTTTACAATCTTGTTCTGGCGATGCTATGGCGTCACCCAGAAAATGTCGAGCTCGATAAAGTCAAGGTGGTTCACTACTGTGCAGCG GGTTCGAAGCCATGGAGATACACAGGGAAGGAGGCGAATATGGAGAGAGAAGACATCAAAATGTTAGTGAACAAGTGGTGGGACATCTACAAGGACGGTTCCTTGGATTACAAGAAATCTGAAGCTGAGTCGGATCTAGTGAATCTGAAGCCGTTCATCAACGCTCTTACTGAAGCTGGACGGGTCAAGTACGTGACTGCACCGTCCGCTGCTTGA
- the LOC103866400 gene encoding ADP-ribosylation factor 1: MGLSFGKLFSKLFAKKEMRILMVGLDAAGKTTILYKLKLGEIVTTIPTIGFNVETVEYKNISFTVWDVGGQDKIRPLWRHYFQNTQGLIFVVDSNDRDRVVEARDELHRMLNEDELRDAVLLVFANKQDLPNAMNAAEITDKLGLHSLRQRHWYIQSTCATSGEGLYEGLDWLSNNIANKA, encoded by the exons atgGGGCTGTCATTTGGGAAGCTGTTCAGCAAGCTGTTTGCGAAGAAAGAGATGCGGATTCTGATGGTTGGTCTCGACGCTGCTGGTAAGACCACCATCCTCTACAAGCTCAAGCTTGGTGAGATCGTCACAACCATTCCCACCATTG gtttcaaTGTTGAGACTGTTGAATACAAGAACATTAGCTTTACCGTCTGGGATGTCGGGGGTCAGGACAAG ATCCGTCCATTGTGGAGGCACTACTTCCAGAACACGCAGGGGCTTATCTTTGTTGTGGACAGCAACGATCGTGACCGTGTTGTTGAAGCCAGGGACGAGCTTCACAGGATGCTCAACGAG GATGAACTGAGGGATGCAGTTCTGCTTGTTTTTGCTAACAAGCAAGATCTACCCAACGCAATGAATGCTGCTGAGATTACTGACAAGCTTGGCCTTCACTCTCTCCGCCAACGTCACTG GTACATTCAGAGCACATGTGCCACCTCTGGAGAAGGACTCTACGAGGGACTTGACTGGCTCTCCAACAACATCGCAAACAAG GCGTAG